The genomic DNA TTGTAAGCTTTGATGGTGATTATTTCATAAATAATTAGTGACAATAAATCTTGTGATAAAAGCTTGGTACTCTGAAGCTGGCTGGATAAGGCATATAAACGCTAAATGGTCTTGTCTCTCCAGCTTTTAGGCCTTGAGCGATTTTGAACTCCATTTCTACCGTGCTTCTTTCGACTTTTTTAGTTGATCTAAATACATCAAAAAATCCACGCTCTTGCTTGAATATACTTCCATCAAGCTTGCCTTTTTCCATTGGTGCATTTACTAGCTTTATTTCCAAAGTACAGCTTGTTATGTCAAAACCACCTATATTTTGCACTTTTCCAGAAAACACAATGGTTTCATTGATAAGAATTCTCTCATGACTTAGATCTAAAACCTTAGCTTTTTTTGTGTATTGATCTATGATAAGCATCATAAAAATAGATAAGCAGCCCATAACAAAT from Campylobacter iguaniorum includes the following:
- a CDS encoding DUF2393 family protein; protein product: MSYFTIFHIIALVVIVILFILFLIISLKEKKTSVVVSMVFLNVFVMGCLSIFMMLIIDQYTKKAKVLDLSHERILINETIVFSGKVQNIGGFDITSCTLEIKLVNAPMEKGKLDGSIFKQERGFFDVFRSTKKVERSTVEMEFKIAQGLKAGETRPFSVYMPYPASFRVPSFYHKIYCH